The Impatiens glandulifera chromosome 3, dImpGla2.1, whole genome shotgun sequence genome contains a region encoding:
- the LOC124931345 gene encoding probable xyloglucan 6-xylosyltransferase 3, which yields MGEDNNNSTTDKNGSKSSFFPSRRQIRRTFNNIKITVICGFVTILVLRGYVGFNLATPEADAITQNLADKTNRILTEIRNDYNEPDENPNTTVNSTTLGPKISNWDEQRKEFLNQNPNFPNFVNGKPRILLVTGSSPDPCVNPIGDHYLLKFTKNKIDYCRLHGIEIVYNMAYLDKQFSGYWSKLPLIRSLMLAHPQVEFIWWMDSDALFTDMVFEIPVLKYKDHNMVIHGFPDLFEKRSWIALNTGSFLLRNCQWSLDLLDAWAPMGPNGTVRNEAGKVLTSTLYDRPDFEADDQSALIYLLTSPVIGEKWMEKVFMENSYYLHGYWVQLVDRYEEMIEKYKPGYGDDRWPFVTHFVGCKPCGSYGGYSAERCLKNMERAFNFADNQVIKLYGFRHLGLLSPKIRRIKNEL from the coding sequence atggGTGAAGATAATAATAACTCAACAACTGATAAAAATGGTTCAAAATCATCTTTCTTCCCAAGCCGCAGACAAATCCGCCGGACATTCAACAACATTAAAATCACAGTCATCTGCGGTTTCGTCACCATCCTCGTCCTCCGTGGTTATGTCGGATTCAACCTCGCCACCCCAGAAGCCGACGCAATAACACAAAATCTCGCCGACAAAACCAACAGAATCTTAACGGAAATCCGTAACGATTACAATGAACCAGACGAAAATCCAAACACGACTGTAAACAGTACTACTCTCGGTCCAAAAATCAGCAACTGGGATGAACAACGAAAGGAATTTCTGAATCAAAATCCAAACTTTCCTAATTTTGTAAACGGTAAACCGAGGATCTTGCTAGTAACAGGTTCGTCACCTGACCCATGTGTTAATCCAATTGGTGATCATTACTTGTTGAAATTCACTAAGAACAAGATTGATTATTGTAGATTACATGGGATTGAGATTGTTTATAATATGGCTTATTTAGATAAACAATTTTCTGGGTATTGGTCTAAATTACCTTTGATTAGGAGTTTAATGTTGGCTCATCCTCAAGTTGAGTTTATTTGGTGGATGGATAGTGATGCTTTGTTTACTGATATGGTTTTTGAAATCCCAGTTTTGAAATATAAGGATCATAACATGGTTATTCATGGTTTTCCTGATTTGTTTGAGAAAAGATCATGGATTGCTTTGAATACTGGTAGTTTTTTGTTGAGGAATTGTCAATGGTCTTTGGATTTACTTGATGCTTGGGCTCCAATGGGTCCAAATGGTACTGTTAGAAATGAAGCTGGAAAGGTTTTGACATCTACTTTATATGATAGACCTGATTTTGAAGCTGATGATCAATCTGCTTTGATTTATTTGTTGACTTCTCCTGTTATTGGCGAAAAATGGATGGAGAAAGTGTTTATGGAGAACTCCTATTATTTACATGGTTATTGGGTTCAATTAGTAGATCGGTATGAAGAGATGATTGAGAAATATAAGCCGGGATATGGGGATGATAGATGGCCTTTCGTAACGCATTTTGTTGGATGTAAACCTTGTGGGAGTTATGGTGGTTATTCGGCTGAACGATGTTTGAAAAATATGGAGAGAGCGTTTAATTTTGCGGATAATCAAGTGATTAAGTTGTATGGATTTCGTCATTTAGGTTTGTTGAGTCCGAAGATTAGGAGAATCAAAAATGAATTGTAA